The following are encoded together in the Montipora foliosa isolate CH-2021 chromosome 12, ASM3666993v2, whole genome shotgun sequence genome:
- the LOC137978689 gene encoding ATP-binding cassette sub-family B member 10, mitochondrial-like codes for MMVACPIASLGRRSTCVIFLRKLSYVCRTYHLLINRYSPSSSEIHFLYNPCNLCYHSCKYSAPLHNLPRSPASFRWKNHELPRITHRSSPVLNQFSFRTFKSESVANDGKKELERQSSTKRQLKTEDIYRILSLAKPEYKSIAGAVGLLFLSSAVTMSVPFCMGKIIDIIYTSSQDPAQMVETLSYVCKILCGVFLVGGAANFGRVYLIQTSGQKIITRLREELFSSILKQETAFFDRTRTGELINRLSADTILVGKAVTDNVSDGLRAVAQSVAGVSMMFYVSPKLASIVLGIVPPVAIAIVMYGRYLRNITKQTQDCLAKSTEVAEERISNIRTVKAFGQELKEITMYAESVFDVFKLAKKEALARAIFFGFTGLSGNVIMLSVLYSGGMMMTDAQISVGDLTSFLLYAGFVGISFGGLSSFYSELMKGIGASGRLWQLIDRNPTIPLSGGLRPDIYDLKRGIQFKDVHFAYPSRSDMPIFHGLDLEVPAGSITAVVGPSGSGKSSLGSLLLRLYDPDHGQVIVGGHDVCTLSPDWLRAAIGTVQQEPILFSSSIADNIAYGASTGQQFSRDDIMDAAVQANAYGFIKSFPKGFDTVVGERGQMLSGGQRQRIAIARAILKNPSILLLDEATSALDAESEHLVQEALERLMKGRTVITIAHRLSTIKNADNIVVLNDGQITEAGSYTQLMGTPDGLFKKLVEKQTVGFR; via the exons ATGATGGTTGCTTGTCCAATTGCTTCTTTGGGGAGGCGATCTACATGTGTCATATTCCTTCGGAAGCTATCATACGTTTGCCGAACTTACCACTTGCTAATTAATCGTTACAGTCCATCATCTTCAGAAATACATTTTTTATACAATCCTTGCAATCTTTGTTACCATAGCTGCAAGTATTCAGCACCGTTGCATAATCTACCAAGATCTCCGGCTTCTTTTCGGTGGAAAAATCATGAATTACCAAGAATAACACACCGCAGTAGCCCAGTCTTGAATCAGTTCTCTTTTCGTACGTTTAAAAGTGAAAGTGTTGCCAATGATGGGAAAAAGGAATTGGAGCGTCAAAGTTCTACCAAGCGACAGCTAAAGACTGAGGATATTTACCGGATATTGTCTCTCGCTAAACCAGAGTACAAGAGCATTGCAG GAGCCGTAGGTCTGCTGTTTTTGTCATCTGCTGTCACAATGTCTGTACCATTCTGCATGGGAAAGATTATTGATATTATCTATACATCAAGTCAAGATCCAGCTCAAATGGTGGAAACTCTTTCCTACGTTTGCAAAATCCTTTGTGGAGTTTTTCTTGTGGGTGGAGCTGCCAACTTTGGAAGAGTGTATCTCATTCAAACATCTG GCCAGAAAATCATTACACGACTCAGAGAGGAACTCTTCAGTTCCATACTTAAGCAAGAAACAGCGTTCTTTGACAGAACAAGGACTGGAGAGTTGATTAATCGTTTGTCAGCTGACACCATCCTGGTTGGAAAGGCTGTGACCGACAATGTGTCTGATGGATTAAGAGCTGTTGCCCAGTCTGTGGCTGGTGTGTCCATGATG TTTTATGTATCACCCAAGCTTGCTAGCATTGTTCTTGGAATTGTACCTCCAGTGGCTATTGCTATTGTCATGTATGGCCGTTATCTGCGCAATATCACCAAACAGACACAAGATTGTCTGGCTAAATCTACAGAG GTTGCAGAAGAGAGAATTAGTAACATTAGAACTGTAAAGGCATTTGGACAGGAGCTGAAAGAGATTACAAT GTATGCAGAAAGCGTCTTTGATGTTTTTAAACTGGCTAAAAAGGAAGCGCTTGCAAGAGCCATTTTTTTCGGATTC ACAGGACTCTCTGGCAATGTCATCATGCTTTCTGTGCTGTACAGCGGGGGGATGATGATGACTGACGCACAAATATCTGTTGGAGATCTCACATCTTTCTTGCTTTATGCTGGGTTTGTTGGCATATCCTTTGGAG gctTGAGCTCTTTTTACTCAGAACTCATGAAAGGAATTGGTGCTAGTGGTCGGTTGTGGCAACTGATTGATAGGAACCCTACCATTCCCCTGTCTG GAGGATTACGGCCTGACATTTACGATTTAAAAAGAGGAATCCAGTTTAAGGATGTTCACTTTGCTTATCCATCAAGATCTGACATGCCAATCTTTCACGGACTGGACCTTGAAGTCCCTGCAGGGTCAATCACTGCTGTTGTTGGCCCAAGTGGGTCTGGAAAAAGCTCTCTGGGATCCTTATTACTGCGCTTGTATGACCCAGATCATGGTCAGGTGATTGTGGGAGGACATGATGTGTGTACACTATCACCTGATTGGTTGCGGGCAGCCATAGGAACAGTTCAACAG GAACCAATCCTATTTTCATCTTCCATTGCCGACAACATTGCATATGGTGCTAGCACAGGACAACAATTTAGCCGTGATGATATTATGGATGCTGCAGTGCAGGCCAATGCATATGGCTTTATCAAGAGTTTCCCTAAGGGTTTTGACACAGTGGTAGGAGAAAGAGGACAGATGTTGTCAG GGGGTCAAAGGCAACGAATTGCAATTGCAAGGGCCATTTTGAAG AACCCATCCATTCTGCTACTGGACGAGGCTACTAG TGCCCTGGATGCAGAAAGTGAACACTTGGTTCAAGAGGCATTGGAAAGGCTAATGAAAGGCCGTACAGTGATCACCATTGCACATCGACTCTCAACTATAAAAAATGCCGACAACATTGTTGTGCTGAATGATGGGCAGATTACTGAGGCTGGCTCATACACTCAGCTGATGGGAACTCCAGATGGTTTGTTTAAAAAGCTGGTTGAGAAACAAACTGTTGGCTTTCGGTAA
- the LOC137980313 gene encoding bone morphogenetic protein 2-like produces the protein MLIARLCCLFVGTTLCFGVPSNYKEQSSKAERSDLFRAAEQSILRRLGFQTRPNPTKGSKGKVPRLVLEIYHNHISDPEWMSTNFRYRGKWTNASTIRAFHHEGDLLPSPATQLPPNRWNLFFDTLSLPNKEILTSVELRLTFSTVKNSSNDSVSNGQPKRVNVYQVEVPGTAGKPAITRLIDTTLTAGHGTVSLNIKQAVQHWLQHPTKNFGLEVHLVTEADFPVAHINNDENDAAIDNKPLLLTFSHDGTEHVYHRRTRRNAGDLSEDKEGNFCQRHPLYVDFLEVGWNDWIVAPPGYQAFYCKGECPFPIADHLNTTNHAIVQTLMNSVNSDNAPPACCVPTTLNAISMLFMNEHSKVVLKNYQDMVVDGCGCR, from the exons ATGTTGATCGCTCGACTCTGCTGTTTATTCGTTGGAACAACGTTATGTTTTGGAGTACCATCCAATTACAAAGAGCAATCCTCTAAAGCTGAACGTTCAGATCTATTTAGAGCTGCGGAACAGAGCATTTTGAGAAGACTGGGTTTTCAAACTCGTCCTAACCCGACAAAGGGATCAAAAGGAAAGGTACCAAGATTGGTGCTTGAAATATATCATAACCACATCAGTGACCCCGAATGGATGTCGACCAACTTTAGATACAGAGGAAAGTGGACCAATGCCAGCACTATCAGAGCTTTTCACCATGAAG GCGACCTTCTCCCATCCCCTGCAACACAGTTGCCTCCGAACCGATGGAATCTCTTTTTTGACACTTTGTCGCTCCCAAATAAAGAAATATTGACATCTGTAGAGCTTCGCTTGACATTTTCAACGGTAAAGAACTCTTCCAATGACTCAGTGTCAAACGGACAGCCGAAAAGGGTAAACGTATACCAAGTGGAGGTCCCGGGAACAGCTGGAAAACCTGCCATCACACGGCTAATAGACACAACACTAACGGCAGGTCATGGCACAGTAAGCTTAAACATTAAACAAGCGGTTCAACACTGGTTACAACACCCGACCAAAAATTTTGGTCTCGAGGTACACTTGGTCACAGAAGCTGATTTTCCGGTGGCTCATATAAACAATGATGAGAATGACGCCGCAATTGACAACAAACCGCTTCTTCTCACTTTCAGCCACGATGGAACTGAACACGTTTATCACCGTCGTACGCGACGAAATGCGGGTGATCTTTCCGAAGATAAGGAGGGAAATTTTTGCCAAAGGCATCCTCTATATGTTGACTTTCTTGAAGTAGGATGGAACGACTGGATTGTGGCACCTCCGGGTTATCAGGCGTTTTATTGCAAGGGTGAATGCCCTTTCCCCATAGCAGACCATCTAAACACCACAAATCATGCGATTGTACAAACCCTCATGAATAGCGTTAATTCAGATAATGCTCCACCAGCCTGCTGTGTACCAACAACACTAAATGCCATCAGCATGCTATTCATGAACGAACACTCCAAAGTGGTGCTCAAAAACTACCAGGACATGGTGGTAGACGGTTGTGGGTGCCGTTAG